A region of Corynebacterium glucuronolyticum DSM 44120 DNA encodes the following proteins:
- a CDS encoding S9 family peptidase produces MTKPSAPRAPKIPTIRSFHGREFVDDYEWMRDKDKALEFLNASNTHAEESMAHLGTLSQNLYDEVLSRIHETDMSLPSRGRGYWYFFRIEKGENYGRICRVPAGEGWIPPQVQRDSALPGEQVIFDLEKESEGQEFFSLGAAAVTDSGRYLAYSLDVEGNERYTLRIRDLSTGEDLDDVLENISSGCTWVGEEYIFYETVDDAWRPDSVWRHRVGTPRSEDVRVFHEPDERFWVGVGLSVSDKYLLIGCSSKVTSEYYYLPADDPEGEFRLIREREEGVDYDLTHAVVGGEDMWIVTHNKLSPNYSCGLSPVGKPLDLGEELMAHSDEARITGAAAYRDFLLLGRMENGLAKSYVKRGEGDWELLHIGDEELSSTSISGGSLWEAPVFRAYYTTYTNTPAIYAVDVKTDEKTLLKQEKVRGGYDPSQYESRRLWVPTPDGKKIPVSIVQRRDLDPDVPHPTHMTGYGAYEVSSGPAFSSARVSLLDRGIRFVEVHVRGGGEMGRLWYDNGKGLNKKHTFEDFITVADYLIDHGYTTPAMLGASGGSAGGLLMGAVANMGGDRFKAIRADVPFVDPLTSMLKPELPLTVTEWDEWGDPYHEADVYDYMASYAPYENVEAKPYPNILATTSLNDTRVLYVEPAKWIAKLREVATAGEFLLRTEMVAGHGGVSGRYDAIRRSREDAAWLVNQITGLTK; encoded by the coding sequence ATGACAAAGCCATCCGCACCACGTGCCCCCAAAATTCCCACTATCCGCTCCTTCCACGGCCGCGAGTTTGTCGACGACTACGAGTGGATGCGGGACAAGGACAAGGCGCTGGAGTTCTTAAACGCCTCCAACACCCACGCAGAGGAATCGATGGCCCACCTGGGCACCCTTTCCCAGAATCTTTACGACGAGGTGTTGAGCCGCATCCACGAGACGGATATGTCGCTGCCGAGCAGGGGGCGGGGATACTGGTACTTCTTCCGCATCGAAAAGGGGGAGAACTACGGCAGAATCTGCAGGGTTCCCGCAGGCGAGGGCTGGATTCCTCCGCAGGTGCAGCGTGATTCCGCGCTTCCGGGAGAACAGGTTATCTTCGATTTGGAGAAGGAATCCGAAGGTCAGGAGTTCTTTTCTCTCGGTGCGGCGGCGGTGACCGATTCAGGCCGCTACCTCGCCTACTCCCTCGACGTGGAGGGCAACGAGCGTTACACGTTGCGCATCCGCGATTTGTCCACGGGTGAGGACCTCGACGATGTGTTGGAAAACATCTCTTCTGGGTGTACCTGGGTGGGGGAGGAGTACATCTTCTACGAGACGGTGGATGATGCGTGGCGGCCGGATTCCGTGTGGCGCCACCGGGTGGGGACCCCGCGCAGTGAGGATGTGCGTGTGTTCCATGAGCCGGATGAGAGGTTCTGGGTCGGCGTCGGCTTGAGTGTGTCGGATAAGTATCTGCTCATCGGGTGCTCGTCGAAGGTGACGAGTGAGTATTACTACTTGCCTGCCGACGATCCGGAGGGCGAGTTTCGTCTCATCCGGGAGCGGGAGGAGGGCGTTGATTACGACCTGACGCATGCCGTTGTCGGTGGGGAGGACATGTGGATCGTGACCCACAACAAGCTGAGCCCGAACTACTCGTGTGGCCTGTCGCCCGTCGGCAAGCCCCTTGATCTGGGGGAGGAGTTGATGGCCCACTCGGACGAGGCGCGGATTACGGGGGCTGCGGCCTACCGTGACTTTTTGCTTCTCGGCCGGATGGAAAATGGGTTGGCGAAGAGCTACGTCAAGCGCGGCGAGGGGGACTGGGAGCTTCTCCATATCGGTGATGAGGAGTTGTCCTCCACGTCGATTTCCGGTGGCAGTCTGTGGGAGGCACCGGTGTTCCGTGCCTACTACACCACGTACACAAACACGCCGGCGATCTACGCCGTCGACGTGAAAACTGACGAGAAGACCCTGCTCAAGCAGGAAAAGGTGCGTGGAGGGTACGACCCCAGCCAGTATGAATCGCGTCGCCTGTGGGTGCCCACCCCGGATGGCAAAAAGATTCCCGTGTCCATTGTGCAGCGCCGCGATCTCGACCCCGATGTTCCGCACCCGACCCATATGACGGGCTACGGCGCGTACGAGGTGAGTTCCGGCCCGGCGTTCAGTTCTGCGCGAGTGTCCCTGCTAGACCGGGGAATCCGCTTCGTGGAGGTGCATGTTCGCGGCGGCGGCGAGATGGGCCGCCTCTGGTACGACAACGGCAAGGGCCTGAACAAGAAGCACACGTTTGAGGATTTCATCACGGTGGCGGATTACCTGATTGACCATGGCTACACCACCCCCGCGATGTTGGGTGCTTCGGGGGGCAGTGCCGGCGGTCTCCTCATGGGCGCTGTGGCGAACATGGGTGGGGATCGGTTTAAGGCGATTCGTGCGGATGTGCCGTTTGTGGATCCGTTGACGTCGATGTTGAAGCCGGAGTTGCCGCTGACGGTGACGGAGTGGGATGAGTGGGGCGACCCCTACCACGAGGCAGATGTGTACGACTACATGGCAAGTTACGCCCCGTATGAGAATGTTGAGGCGAAGCCGTACCCGAATATTTTGGCGACGACGTCCTTGAATGACACGCGTGTGTTGTATGTGGAGCCGGCGAAGTGGATTGCGAAGTTGCGGGAGGTGGCTACGGCGGGTGAGTTCCTGTTGCGCACGGAGATGGTCGCAGGTCACGGTGGGGTGTCGGGCCGCTACGACGCTATTCGACGCTCCCGTGAGGACGCCGCCTGGCTTGTCAATCAGATCACGGGCCTCACAAAATAA
- a CDS encoding phosphoribosylaminoimidazolesuccinocarboxamide synthase, with protein sequence MRPELSAYEHFSAGKVREIYEVDDETLLLVTSDRISAYDYILDSEIPDKGRVLTAMSNYFFEHLDFPNHLAGPIDDERIPEEVLGRAMVCHKLKMLPFECVARGYLTGSALVEYQEKGSVCGIELPDGLKEASRLPEPIFTPATKADYGEHDENVSFEAVVEKLGEKLATQLRDATLDLYTQGAEIAIAKGVIVADTKFEFGLDENGTLTLADEVLTPDSSRYWDADTYVEGKVQPSFDKQYLRNWLTGPDSGWDRASGDNPPSLPGSVVEATRERYIEAYERITGTKFKDWIGHCA encoded by the coding sequence ATGCGACCAGAACTATCCGCATATGAGCATTTTTCTGCAGGTAAGGTGCGTGAAATCTACGAGGTAGATGACGAGACTCTCCTGCTTGTTACGAGTGACCGCATCTCGGCATACGACTACATCCTTGATTCGGAGATTCCCGATAAGGGTCGCGTGCTCACTGCGATGAGCAACTACTTTTTTGAGCACCTCGATTTTCCCAATCATCTGGCGGGCCCGATCGATGACGAGCGGATCCCCGAGGAGGTCCTCGGCCGCGCGATGGTGTGCCACAAGCTGAAAATGTTGCCGTTCGAGTGCGTCGCCCGTGGTTACCTCACGGGCTCGGCACTGGTTGAGTATCAGGAAAAGGGTTCGGTTTGTGGGATTGAGCTTCCCGACGGCTTGAAGGAGGCGTCGCGTCTCCCGGAGCCCATCTTCACCCCGGCCACGAAGGCCGACTACGGTGAGCACGACGAGAACGTCAGCTTCGAGGCGGTCGTCGAAAAGCTCGGTGAGAAGCTTGCCACCCAGCTCCGCGACGCTACCCTCGACCTCTACACCCAGGGTGCCGAGATTGCCATCGCCAAGGGTGTCATCGTCGCCGACACGAAGTTCGAGTTCGGCCTCGACGAGAACGGCACCCTCACGCTTGCCGACGAGGTCCTCACCCCCGATTCCTCCCGCTACTGGGACGCCGACACCTACGTCGAGGGCAAGGTTCAGCCCAGCTTTGACAAGCAGTACCTCCGCAACTGGCTCACCGGCCCCGACTCCGGCTGGGACCGCGCCTCCGGCGACAACCCGCCGAGCCTCCCCGGCTCCGTTGTCGAGGCGACCCGCGAGCGCTACATCGAAGCCTACGAGCGCATCACCGGCACCAAGTTCAAAGACTGGATCGGCCACTGCGCCTAA
- the purB gene encoding adenylosuccinate lyase gives MSAVSIPNVLASRYASQKMKDLWSAEAKIKMERQLWIAVMKAQKDLGVDIPEEAIAAYEAHVDEVDLDSIAEREKVTRHDVKARIEEFNALAGYEHIHKGMTSRDLTENVEQVQMHQSMTLIRDKAITVLARLAEKATEYQGLVMAGRSHNVAAQATTLGKRFASAADEMLVAVEKLNNLLERYPLRGIKGPMGTSQDMLDLMGGDEAKLAELESRIATHLGISRVLDSVGQVYPRSLDLDVVSTLVQLGAGPSSFAHTIRLMAGNETVTEGFKKGQVGSSAMPHKMNARSCERVCGFQVILRGYNTMVADLAGQQWNEGDVFCSVVRRVALPDAFFAIDGQFETLLTVLKEFGAFPAMINRELERYLPFLATTRILMAAVRAGVGRETAHEVIKENAVAVALNMRENGGEQDLIQRLADDPRLPLDRAALDTALADKHAFIGAAGSQIASVVDQVNALVQAHPEAASYTPGDIL, from the coding sequence ATGAGCGCTGTGAGTATCCCAAATGTGTTAGCCAGCCGGTACGCCTCCCAGAAGATGAAGGACCTGTGGAGTGCGGAAGCCAAGATCAAGATGGAGCGTCAGCTCTGGATTGCCGTCATGAAGGCCCAGAAGGACCTCGGCGTGGACATCCCCGAGGAAGCCATCGCCGCCTACGAGGCCCACGTGGACGAGGTGGATCTGGACTCCATCGCCGAGCGCGAAAAGGTCACCCGCCACGACGTGAAGGCCCGCATTGAGGAGTTCAATGCGCTCGCCGGCTACGAGCACATTCACAAGGGCATGACGTCTCGTGACCTCACCGAAAACGTCGAGCAGGTGCAGATGCACCAGTCTATGACGCTCATCCGGGACAAGGCCATCACCGTCCTTGCCCGCCTGGCCGAGAAGGCCACCGAGTACCAGGGGCTCGTCATGGCTGGTCGCTCCCACAACGTTGCCGCACAGGCCACCACCCTGGGCAAGCGCTTCGCATCGGCCGCCGATGAGATGCTCGTGGCCGTCGAAAAGCTCAACAACCTCCTCGAGCGCTACCCCCTGCGCGGAATCAAGGGCCCCATGGGCACCTCCCAGGACATGCTCGACCTCATGGGCGGCGACGAGGCAAAGCTCGCCGAACTCGAATCCCGCATCGCCACCCACCTCGGCATCTCCCGCGTCCTCGACTCCGTCGGCCAGGTCTACCCCCGCTCCCTCGACCTCGATGTCGTCTCCACCCTCGTGCAGCTCGGCGCAGGCCCCTCCAGCTTCGCTCACACCATCCGGCTCATGGCCGGCAACGAAACCGTCACCGAGGGCTTCAAGAAGGGCCAGGTCGGCTCCTCCGCCATGCCCCACAAGATGAACGCCCGCTCCTGCGAGCGCGTCTGCGGCTTCCAGGTCATCCTCCGCGGCTACAACACCATGGTCGCCGACCTTGCCGGCCAACAGTGGAACGAGGGCGACGTGTTCTGCTCCGTCGTCCGCCGCGTCGCGCTGCCGGATGCCTTCTTCGCCATCGACGGCCAGTTCGAGACCCTCCTCACCGTCCTCAAGGAATTCGGTGCCTTCCCCGCGATGATCAACCGCGAACTCGAACGCTACCTCCCCTTCCTCGCCACCACGAGGATCCTCATGGCCGCCGTCCGCGCCGGTGTCGGCCGCGAAACCGCCCACGAGGTAATCAAGGAAAACGCCGTCGCCGTCGCCCTCAACATGCGCGAAAACGGCGGCGAGCAAGACCTCATCCAGAGGCTTGCCGACGATCCCCGCCTCCCCCTCGACCGCGCCGCCCTCGACACCGCGCTTGCCGATAAGCACGCCTTCATCGGCGCCGCCGGCTCCCAGATCGCCAGCGTTGTCGACCAGGTCAACGCCCTTGTCCAGGCACACCCGGAGGCTGCCTCCTACACCCCGGGTGACATCCTCTAA
- the purD gene encoding phosphoribosylamine--glycine ligase encodes MRILVIGSGAREHALVNALAHGNGAGNDVHAAPGNPGMTAATCHPDIHTTEQIVGLCRDLSVDLVVVGPEAPLVEGLADILRAEGIDVFGPSKSAARIEGSKAFAKDVMAKAGVATARAEQITEERDVDEVLSHFEAPYVVKDDGLAAGKGVVVTEDLQAAKAHAHEVLAAGNPVLVESFLDGPEISLFCLVDGETVVPLLPAQDHKRVGDNDEGPNTGGMGAYAPLPWVSQDNVDRIVNDVVRPVAKQMVAQGDPYSGLLYAGLAWGKKGPAVVEFNCRFGDPETQSVLALFGSDLSEYLLATAQNRLSGMGPITWKPGYAVTVVLAAEGYPEHPIKGDPITGAEGTLHAGTAVVDGQLVSNGGRVLSVVGLGETLEEARATAYEQISRIELRGSHYRTDIGRKAAEGKLSVQ; translated from the coding sequence ATGCGTATTTTGGTAATCGGATCGGGCGCCCGCGAACACGCCCTTGTCAACGCCCTGGCCCACGGCAACGGGGCCGGAAACGATGTCCACGCTGCCCCCGGCAACCCCGGCATGACGGCGGCCACGTGCCACCCGGACATCCACACCACCGAGCAGATTGTGGGTCTGTGCAGGGATCTTTCCGTAGATTTGGTCGTCGTCGGCCCTGAGGCTCCGCTCGTTGAGGGGCTTGCCGACATCCTCCGCGCCGAGGGCATCGACGTGTTCGGCCCCTCCAAATCCGCCGCCCGCATCGAGGGCTCCAAGGCCTTTGCCAAGGATGTCATGGCCAAGGCCGGGGTGGCGACTGCCCGCGCCGAGCAGATTACCGAGGAACGCGATGTGGATGAGGTGCTCAGCCACTTCGAGGCGCCCTATGTAGTCAAAGATGACGGGCTTGCCGCCGGCAAGGGCGTCGTCGTCACCGAAGACCTGCAGGCCGCGAAAGCCCACGCCCACGAGGTGCTCGCAGCCGGCAACCCGGTGCTTGTGGAGAGCTTCCTCGACGGCCCCGAAATTTCGCTGTTCTGCCTTGTCGACGGCGAAACCGTTGTCCCCCTACTGCCCGCCCAGGATCACAAGCGCGTGGGGGACAACGACGAAGGCCCCAACACGGGCGGGATGGGTGCCTACGCGCCGCTGCCGTGGGTGAGTCAGGACAACGTTGACCGTATCGTCAACGACGTTGTCCGCCCCGTCGCCAAGCAAATGGTGGCGCAGGGCGACCCCTACAGTGGCCTCCTGTACGCGGGCCTGGCCTGGGGCAAGAAGGGCCCCGCAGTGGTCGAATTCAACTGCCGCTTCGGCGACCCAGAAACCCAGTCCGTGCTTGCCCTGTTCGGTTCGGATCTGAGCGAATACCTCCTGGCCACCGCACAAAACAGGTTGAGCGGGATGGGTCCGATTACCTGGAAGCCGGGCTACGCCGTCACCGTCGTGCTCGCCGCCGAGGGGTACCCCGAACACCCCATCAAGGGCGACCCGATCACCGGCGCCGAGGGGACTCTGCACGCCGGGACCGCCGTCGTAGACGGCCAGCTTGTATCCAACGGTGGCCGCGTGCTCTCCGTCGTCGGGCTGGGGGAGACTCTGGAGGAGGCCCGGGCCACCGCGTACGAGCAGATTTCCCGCATTGAGCTGCGCGGAAGCCACTATCGCACGGACATCGGCCGGAAGGCCGCCGAAGGGAAGCTGAGCGTGCAATAA
- a CDS encoding HIT family protein — translation MSSIFSKIIAGEIPGRFVYRDDTVVAFLDVAPQQKGHTLVVPVEEVNRWTDLDPATWQHLTEVAQKVGKAVIEVFGSERASFIIAGFDVPHTHIHVFPANDMEAYNLGHKVDVSDQEQDEIAERLAECIKRL, via the coding sequence ATGAGCAGCATTTTCTCGAAGATTATCGCCGGTGAGATTCCCGGTCGTTTTGTGTACAGGGACGATACCGTCGTCGCGTTTTTGGACGTGGCGCCGCAGCAAAAGGGGCACACGCTGGTGGTTCCCGTCGAAGAGGTGAACCGCTGGACGGATCTCGACCCGGCCACGTGGCAGCACCTGACGGAGGTGGCCCAGAAGGTGGGCAAAGCGGTCATCGAGGTGTTCGGCTCCGAGCGGGCCAGCTTCATCATTGCCGGCTTTGACGTGCCGCACACGCACATCCACGTGTTCCCCGCCAACGACATGGAGGCCTACAACCTGGGTCACAAGGTGGATGTCAGCGACCAGGAGCAGGACGAGATTGCGGAAAGGCTCGCCGAGTGCATAAAGCGTTTGTAA
- a CDS encoding 2Fe-2S iron-sulfur cluster-binding protein yields MHKAFVNDTEYEFAWPADTVLLEAMEAAGIPANYSCRQGECGSCQVYIEGGASHMRPHDYEPGEGVTLACQTLRDDEGPFEVESVF; encoded by the coding sequence GTGCATAAAGCGTTTGTAAACGATACGGAATATGAGTTTGCCTGGCCCGCCGACACGGTGCTCCTGGAGGCGATGGAGGCGGCGGGAATTCCCGCCAACTACTCCTGCCGCCAGGGCGAGTGCGGATCGTGCCAGGTGTACATCGAGGGTGGGGCCTCGCACATGCGGCCCCACGATTACGAGCCCGGGGAGGGCGTCACGCTGGCGTGCCAGACGCTGCGCGATGATGAGGGGCCGTTCGAGGTGGAGAGCGTCTTTTAG
- a CDS encoding sensor histidine kinase, whose amino-acid sequence MRVPRTKDPTSRISLNASLVILVLALAIVAIGGTGIVVTAIMRDFTYSRVDERLIGAVNGWAWDVYPAEEPLAHTRPPSNFYVQRQMPNGDLVVMNDRDSAPDLSTIVTNGQPYTVVPAAGSNSSAYWRVLAVRTGGTTTVVAQSLEEEQSTVKNLIKTQASIGLSSLLLVALIAILVIYRALRPLRTVESVAQAITDGDMNRRVPAWPQTTEVGKLACAINTMLEQLQDSLQKSHRQEKEMRQFVGDASHELRTPLTSVKGFAELYKTGATDDADWVLSKIQEEAGRMTTLVEDLLALTRAEGNPLEKQKVDLMEVIESLGTSLRVAYPDREITVGESEPLYVLADEEKIRRVFTNLMVNGLVHGGKDVSVLPTADDTDVIIDVRDNGQGMAPEDLEHIFDRFYRTDESRSRQSGGSGLGLSIAKSLVEAHGGSLSVTSTKGVGSTFTVRLPRLIDEESA is encoded by the coding sequence ATGCGCGTTCCAAGAACAAAGGATCCCACATCGCGCATTTCCCTCAATGCGTCGTTGGTGATCCTCGTGCTGGCATTGGCCATCGTTGCGATTGGTGGGACAGGAATCGTGGTCACCGCAATCATGCGGGACTTCACCTATTCTCGCGTGGATGAGCGCCTCATCGGTGCCGTCAACGGCTGGGCGTGGGATGTGTATCCGGCGGAGGAGCCGCTTGCACACACCCGCCCGCCGTCCAACTTTTACGTGCAGCGGCAGATGCCGAACGGGGATCTCGTTGTCATGAATGATCGCGACTCCGCCCCGGATTTGTCCACGATCGTCACCAATGGGCAGCCGTACACGGTGGTTCCGGCAGCAGGTTCTAATTCGTCCGCGTATTGGCGGGTGCTTGCCGTGCGCACCGGCGGGACGACGACGGTTGTCGCCCAGTCGCTGGAAGAAGAGCAATCGACGGTGAAAAACCTCATCAAGACTCAGGCGAGCATCGGCCTGAGTTCTCTGCTCCTCGTGGCGCTCATTGCGATCCTTGTCATCTACCGGGCATTGCGCCCATTGCGGACCGTGGAGTCGGTGGCGCAGGCGATCACCGACGGGGACATGAACCGCCGTGTCCCCGCCTGGCCACAAACCACAGAGGTGGGCAAACTGGCGTGCGCGATCAACACCATGCTCGAGCAGCTGCAGGACTCACTGCAGAAGTCGCACCGTCAGGAAAAGGAGATGCGGCAGTTCGTCGGCGACGCCTCGCACGAGCTACGCACGCCGCTGACCAGTGTGAAAGGCTTCGCTGAGCTGTATAAGACCGGCGCTACAGACGATGCCGATTGGGTTTTGTCGAAGATCCAAGAGGAGGCTGGTCGCATGACGACGCTCGTGGAGGACCTGCTGGCCCTCACCCGGGCGGAAGGCAACCCGCTGGAGAAGCAGAAGGTTGACCTCATGGAGGTGATCGAGTCGCTCGGCACGTCGCTGCGAGTGGCATACCCGGACCGTGAGATCACCGTCGGGGAATCTGAGCCCCTGTACGTGCTGGCCGACGAGGAGAAAATCCGTCGCGTATTCACCAACCTCATGGTCAACGGCCTCGTTCACGGCGGGAAGGACGTTTCCGTCCTGCCCACGGCAGATGACACGGATGTCATCATCGATGTGCGCGACAACGGCCAGGGGATGGCCCCGGAGGATCTGGAGCACATCTTTGATCGCTTCTACCGCACCGACGAGTCCCGCTCCCGCCAGTCGGGCGGCTCGGGGCTGGGGCTGTCCATCGCCAAGTCGCTCGTCGAGGCCCACGGAGGCTCCCTCTCGGTCACCTCAACAAAGGGCGTGGGCTCGACGTTTACGGTTCGGCTCCCCCGGCTTATCGACGAAGAGTCCGCCTAA
- a CDS encoding response regulator transcription factor yields MTDAQTKVLVVDDEPNIVELLQVSLRFQGFDVVTASGGEEALKVAEESRPDAFILDVMMPGMDGFELLTKLRETGHDGPVLFLTAKDAVEDKIHGLTIGADDYVVKPFSLEEVITRLRVILRRGKAEETEEASGVLTYADLTLNDETHEVTKAGTIVDLSPTEFNLLRYLMLNAEVVVSKAKILDNVWHYDFGGDGNVVESYISYLRRKIDTQEPQLIQTVRGVGYVLRQPRK; encoded by the coding sequence ATGACTGATGCACAAACGAAAGTTCTAGTTGTTGACGACGAGCCGAACATTGTCGAGCTACTGCAGGTTTCTTTGCGCTTCCAAGGATTCGACGTCGTGACTGCTAGCGGCGGTGAGGAGGCACTGAAGGTCGCGGAGGAATCCCGTCCGGATGCGTTCATCCTCGATGTCATGATGCCCGGGATGGACGGCTTCGAGCTGCTTACAAAGCTGCGGGAGACCGGCCACGATGGCCCGGTGCTCTTCCTTACGGCGAAAGACGCGGTGGAGGATAAGATCCACGGCCTGACCATCGGTGCCGATGATTACGTGGTGAAGCCCTTCTCCCTAGAAGAGGTGATTACGCGGCTGCGCGTGATTCTGCGTCGTGGGAAGGCGGAGGAAACCGAAGAAGCCAGTGGTGTTCTGACGTACGCGGATCTGACCCTGAACGACGAGACGCATGAGGTGACGAAGGCGGGGACAATCGTCGACCTGTCTCCCACGGAGTTCAACCTGTTGCGGTACCTCATGCTGAATGCGGAGGTTGTCGTGTCCAAGGCGAAGATTTTGGATAACGTGTGGCACTACGATTTCGGTGGCGACGGCAACGTGGTGGAAAGTTACATCTCCTACCTGCGTCGCAAGATTGATACACAGGAGCCGCAGCTCATTCAGACAGTGCGTGGCGTGGGTTACGTTCTGCGTCAGCCGCGCAAGTAA
- a CDS encoding pyruvate dehydrogenase, translating into MADTLADIIIKKLEETGVTRIFGLVGDSLNPIVDAVRRSKQIEWIHVRNEEAAAFAAGSYSLATGELGVCAASCGPGNTHLIQGLYDSHRNGAKVLALASHIPSRQIGSHYFQETHPEQIFAECSGYCEMANSAEQGAVILHHALQSTLGGHGVSVLVVPGDVTMEKTSYDGIIASEIATSAPTVVPPADQVKDLADAINKADTIALFCGRGVMNARDEVLELAGKVKSPVGHALGGKMFIQHDNPYDVGMSGLLGYGSCHEACTTADLLIMLGTDFPYSDFLPDKNVAQVDINAAAIGRRTRVTHPVVGDVGATIRAVLPLIEEKTNRNFLDKMLKKHAQLLEKIVEAYTDGVEEHTPIHPEYAADILDDLAADDAIFTVDTGMNNVWAARYVTNQSGKRSLLGSFRHGTMANALPHAIGAAYSGRQTIAICGDGGLGMLLGELLTVKLHNIPVKIVVFNNSSLGMVKLEMLVAGLQEFQTDHNKVDFAAIGNAMGIPSVRITDPRCVRDKLAHALSAPGPQLVDIVTDPNALSIPPDITMSMLYGFGRAAAATVLDGGVGKMLDIAKSNLRNIPASLTELT; encoded by the coding sequence ATGGCGGATACACTCGCAGACATAATTATCAAGAAACTAGAGGAAACCGGGGTCACCCGTATTTTCGGCCTCGTGGGGGACTCGCTGAACCCCATCGTTGATGCCGTGCGTCGCAGTAAGCAGATTGAGTGGATCCACGTGCGCAACGAGGAGGCCGCAGCCTTCGCCGCCGGGTCCTACTCGCTAGCTACCGGCGAGCTTGGCGTATGCGCTGCCTCCTGCGGCCCCGGCAACACCCACCTCATCCAGGGTTTGTACGATTCGCACCGCAACGGTGCCAAGGTTCTCGCCCTGGCATCCCACATCCCCTCCCGTCAGATCGGGTCGCATTACTTCCAGGAGACGCACCCCGAGCAGATCTTCGCGGAGTGCTCCGGCTACTGCGAGATGGCGAACTCCGCCGAGCAGGGCGCCGTCATCCTGCACCACGCGCTGCAGTCCACCCTCGGTGGCCATGGCGTGTCCGTCCTCGTGGTCCCCGGTGATGTGACGATGGAGAAGACGTCCTACGACGGCATCATCGCCTCCGAGATCGCGACAAGCGCGCCGACGGTTGTGCCCCCGGCAGACCAGGTCAAGGACCTGGCGGATGCTATTAACAAGGCCGATACCATCGCCCTGTTCTGCGGTCGCGGCGTGATGAACGCCCGCGATGAGGTGCTTGAGCTGGCAGGCAAGGTGAAGTCCCCGGTGGGACATGCCCTCGGCGGTAAGATGTTTATCCAGCACGACAACCCTTACGACGTGGGCATGAGTGGTCTGTTGGGGTACGGCTCCTGCCACGAGGCCTGCACCACTGCGGACCTCCTCATCATGCTGGGCACCGACTTTCCCTACAGCGACTTCCTCCCAGATAAGAACGTCGCCCAGGTGGACATCAACGCGGCTGCCATCGGCCGTCGCACCCGCGTCACGCACCCGGTTGTTGGCGATGTGGGAGCAACAATCCGCGCCGTTCTGCCCCTCATTGAGGAGAAGACAAACCGCAACTTCCTGGACAAGATGCTGAAGAAGCACGCCCAGCTGCTGGAGAAGATCGTCGAGGCCTACACCGACGGTGTGGAGGAGCACACGCCGATCCACCCCGAGTACGCCGCCGACATCCTCGATGACCTCGCCGCCGACGATGCCATTTTCACCGTCGACACGGGCATGAACAATGTGTGGGCCGCCCGCTACGTCACCAACCAGTCGGGCAAGCGCAGCCTCCTCGGCTCGTTCCGCCATGGAACGATGGCCAACGCGCTGCCGCACGCTATCGGTGCCGCTTACTCCGGCCGCCAGACCATCGCCATCTGTGGCGACGGCGGTCTTGGGATGCTGCTGGGTGAGCTCCTTACGGTGAAGCTCCACAACATCCCCGTGAAGATCGTTGTGTTTAACAACTCCTCGCTGGGCATGGTGAAGCTGGAGATGCTCGTTGCTGGCCTGCAGGAGTTCCAGACCGACCACAACAAGGTGGACTTTGCTGCCATCGGTAACGCCATGGGAATTCCCTCCGTGCGCATCACGGATCCCAGGTGCGTACGCGACAAGCTCGCACATGCCCTGTCTGCTCCTGGCCCGCAGCTTGTTGATATCGTCACCGATCCCAATGCCCTGTCCATCCCGCCGGACATCACGATGAGCATGCTCTACGGCTTCGGTCGCGCGGCTGCTGCCACGGTTCTCGACGGTGGCGTGGGCAAAATGTTGGACATCGCAAAGTCCAACCTCCGTAACATCCCCGCCTCCCTCACGGAGCTCACCTAG